A stretch of DNA from Diospyros lotus cultivar Yz01 chromosome 14, ASM1463336v1, whole genome shotgun sequence:
AAAGGGAAATCTCATTCATATTGACTTACTTTCCCTCGAATACTTTGGCATGAGCTCCCTCTCCAATCCTTGGCCCAACAAAGAGGAATTTGGGGTCAATCAGCCACTTGGCATCCAACCTAAACTCATCAATCGAGTAAAACCCATTTCCAGATTCCATTTTTCTATTTCACCAACAGGAAGCACCCATCAACCCTTTCACAGCaaccaaaatggataaggattcaCAGATAAAGGCATTGAAGAGCTCTGTTTACACCCTACACGGACAAGTTGACAGTAAAGAGGGACAACTTTAAAAGAGCATAAAATCTGTACCCTCTTGTACTTGTAATACAATGGCAAGCTCCCAAAACAACCACCAAACAATCATGGCCAAAGATCAAAACTCTCAGCCTAGGCGGCAGAAGTATAAAAGCCCCAcatgttagagagagagagagagagagagattaaagaAATGCTCAGAGCCCAAGAAGGGATTCTTGAAAAAGTTATTGGGGGGCAGAGCCAAAGCCGCAAGAAGGGGAACAGGGAAGAGAATCAATCagctaaaaaacatatattggggCAACAAAATGCAGTTAAATCATTGGTTTTCTTTCTAAGTGGATGAGTGATGGGTTTGGAGCTATTTTAATCCTCTTTAAGCGTAGAACCTCAGCCTTGATCTGCAGACAAAATCATTGAACAGATCGAGTCTCCCTGCTCATAAAAGAAAACGGAAAGAAAAGACAAAgttaaaagaaagagagagggggagagagatatttttatgaaagaaGAATGGTGGTAATAAAGAGTGTGGGAGCCATATAAATTAATCAGTGGCACATGGCAACCGATCGTGTGAACACGGAGAGGCATTGGGGACGACAAAAGCCCGCTCATTAAGAAATGCCTTGAGGCCAAGTTCCCACCTTTTTCCACCATTTCACTTCACCAACAAGCTAAGGCTAAATCCCATCATCAATCCTAATCTTCTCCCAAAGATGCATCCTTCTTTTCACAGAATTCTTCTCACACCAGATGGGTCATCATCATCTCGTACTATTTGGTCAACCCTGGGATTTACTTTTgatctaaggaaaataatttttatcgaTCTGTACACTTTTTCACATTGAAATAGTACTACTTCTTATGGTTAATCTTAAAtcgaaaacaaaagaaagttacGTAAAGTGTTAACAATTAACACAAAATTTATTAGATCTTAAGATTTTactatttgaaattaatataacaaaaaattatccaaaatttACCTTATCCAtccaatttttattattgttgtgtACAATGGAAGAAATGAAGTGCAGAATCCAAGGCAAAACATAGCCTCCTTGTATGTAGAATTTTGTCCGTAAATTATGCAAGCTGGCATagttttatgtttgtttttgtAGGCAAAGATTAGGCTTTGTGTTGGACAGCCTTTCCCACTAAGCTAACGTCCACTTCTTCAATCACTGTTTTTTCCTTGTTAGGCCATGTTTGGTTTgaagagttgaaaagtaaaCCAGGGTAATCATCTTGATTGTTGTGACGAGAATTGCAAGAGCAAGACTatgtaaaaagaaataaaaatagacatttaaTGGAGAATTAAattgtttccacaacttgaatTGGATTTTGTGTTTAAATAACATGAATTATCCAAGCTTTTAACCCATTAAtctccataaatcaatgcaAATCTGTTACATACATTGAGAAAAGCTCCACCAATGTGGATGACAAATAGGAAAGAGCAAAAGTTTACTTTACAACTTGTtagatcaatttaattttttttttatatcgtttcaatttaattaaattttttttaaaatttaattttttattcaaatttttaattagaagaattaaattaatcaaatctgtcaaactttaaaataatattattttaatatttataaaacgatatatttttttaattttgtatgttttttattaatttttttcaatttttttaaaatttaatttatataatttaaattatattttttaattatccattaatttatttttttaaattaatcaattaattcgatttaattttatttctcaattcaatttaatccGTGCATAAATAATCACCCACTATTTACACACCCCTAATGACCAACATTACCCTTGTTACGATTACAAGATAATAACTTTACCATTACTACTAAAATTTGCCCCAATGGCAGATATGAACTCATAAAACTAAAGGGttctataaaatatattcaataaacAGTCATTCATTCGTCAAGATTGAACCTAATTCACAGTTTTCCATCCAAATCCAAGATCTCCCAGAAATACAAATTCACAAGACTCAGAATATTGTTTCTGCAGCCAGcagatttatttatgcataCATActgcccatatatatatataatgttaagGTAATCAGCAGCCTCTTGGATTTTTACACCTTCCTACCAATAAGATCCATCACCACACGCTTGACGCTGCCATTGTTCTTCTCCAGCAGCCTCTTGTTGGTCTCTTCATCACAGAAGCCCTGCCATCCAGCCACATTCCATTCCACATTTTTAGCAAAGTTTCAGATTTGTTGAACCAAATGGGGAAGGAAAAACAGGGGTTACTAATACTACTAATAATGGGAAGAAGTTTATAACAGACGTCGAAATTATTGCGAAACGTTGCTTACCATCTCCTGCAGCTCCTCGAGGATGGCAGTCCACTCCGCAACACCACACAGATCATCAAGCGATTTCTCCAAGTCGTATTTGTTCATCCTCAAGATTTCTTTGTTCAGATCAACCTGCTTGAAACCCATCTCCGCCAGTTCCTTGAGTAGTCTCTGCTCAACCACATGGTTCTCGGTGGCGCCTTCAGGTGGAGCTGGTACACAGATGGTTGGGGGCGGTGGCATATGGGAATTCATGGCCAATGGTAAAGCCAGATCAACGAGGGGGAATGAAATCGCCACATCAGGCTTCGGAGGAGCAGGGTTTGAGACGCCACCAGCGCCTACAAAAGCATCACGGGGGAGATTCAGCTCCCGGTTCTTATCTGGGAATGCATCAGCCATAGGCTCCCCTAAATCAGTGGTCTTGCTAGAATTGTCGGGCTCAAAGAGACTACCCTCAGGCGACTTGGGTTGAACGTTCAAATTAACCATTTCAGATCCCGTCAGATCACAGCTTTCGGGAGGCAAATTCAAGTTCAGACCACGGAACATATCATTTAATGATGGCTTCAAAAAAGCCTCAACCTGCATATATAGAGAGAATAGGCAAATCAGAACAGGGATTCATAGCTGTTGAACTTGCATATTCTTGATTTCTACATCATCTGAATataatcaaaaagaaaatatagatTACAAACTAAAAGAAAACGTAGAAATAATTTGAcatcaaaattcttttaagaatcTGGAAAAAACATGGTTGGGTTACAAACCCATAAACCTTAATGGAAGCAAAATGTCAtcaggaaaaagaagaaacctggatCAGAACCCAGATGTGCCGCCCAAATTCTTGGCCAGACGGTGTGGCCATCCTCCAGTACGAGAGATACCGACCAGGAAGTTCAGGAGCAGTAAAGTCAACACCAATTTCAAGCTCATTGCCCACAGGTAAACCATCAAATGGTATCTGCATGTGTTAATAGCACAGACACACAATTTCTCAAGCACTGACCAATAGATTTGATGTGATCAACTGTTTTGTAAATGCATAAAAGCTGAACTATTTCCTTAATAAGCATGCATGAactatcaatttaatccaaggAAGCTGTAACTGCGAACAAGGCAGCTATAATTAAATGACTATTAACtaagaacacacacacacacacaaaagataCATGATCAGACTACTTATGATGCCTGCAAACAGACAAGTAGGGGAACAGCATACCCGCAGCTCAACAGAAAGTGTATCACTTAAGTTATGTCCTCCAACCCATACAAGCCGTGTCCCCCAGGGCCACGCCATGGAACCATTGTTCCGCATCCGCCAAATCTTAGTAAATGGAGTTGATGGAGCCATAATAGTACCATCCAGGACATTAACATCCGCAACGAAGTAACTATTCAGCTTTGGTTGACTTAGCTTCATTTCACCACCTCTCCTGACATGTGGAAGTTTTGGAGGATGCAACTGAGAATGCTGCATCTGGAAACAGAACCAtgtgaacaaaacaaaaatatcaaaagttaAACTGGAACCCCAAAGAAACGAGAATCGCGTACATACCATAAAAGGAAATGGACGTTGCGGGGGAACTGGACGGTCCATTCTGATATAATCAGCCTCGCTGCCAATCTTAGAGAAACACATGCTGCACAAGTCATAATCTTCTTTCCTGCAGGGAAAACCAAGGTtttttagtatttatatatttaacagAAAAGCAACAGTTACTTCAAAAATTCTTACACTTTAGATTTAAACCGAGGTCCAGTTATTGGATGAGCTTCACACCCATCGCAAACAATACCCATATGGAATACACCGCTTGTGCCTTGACCGTGATTGTAGCTCCTTTTAGGGGAAGTTACATGAGAAGAATAAGATGTGAAAGGAGCAGCTGAACAATTTTCCTGAGGCATCAGAGTAGAAAAACCACATGCTATTTTGCTACCACtgttagtatttttgaaatctgCAGTAGAATGTCCCATTGGATTGGCACCAGTTGCAGAAGCTCTAGTGCCAACTGATTTCCTAAGCTCATTTGATGGCATGGGCTCTTTACTATCAGTAGCATGAGAATC
This window harbors:
- the LOC127790329 gene encoding protein JOKA2-like — translated: MESEIVIKVKYGETLRRFNAPVNGAGQPNFNMNGLREKVLFLFKFSPDADITLTYIDEDGDNVTLIDEEDLHDAMRQSLDPLRITVKLNAEKGGISHTRLSGSCTPLTVKSPRVQDPFLNLSSSLSESLKSVPEPLQAALLKLLYDLASKAATSAPELADLLGCVSKIGQSYINPLSGSQAATDCGTSTGPPGSTVTASVTKKQEASKDNEVPSEVTPNAKFEELTYGTSQKLDLGKVSSALKASVTPDSSSVDVFTRSFGYPLKSECVSANLVPIASSVTDCDSKKEVKKAEECHLSVGAGDFGWVNIKSVLSDSHATDSKEPMPSNELRKSVGTRASATGANPMGHSTADFKNTNSGSKIACGFSTLMPQENCSAAPFTSYSSHVTSPKRSYNHGQGTSGVFHMGIVCDGCEAHPITGPRFKSKVKEDYDLCSMCFSKIGSEADYIRMDRPVPPQRPFPFMMQHSQLHPPKLPHVRRGGEMKLSQPKLNSYFVADVNVLDGTIMAPSTPFTKIWRMRNNGSMAWPWGTRLVWVGGHNLSDTLSVELRIPFDGLPVGNELEIGVDFTAPELPGRYLSYWRMATPSGQEFGRHIWVLIQVEAFLKPSLNDMFRGLNLNLPPESCDLTGSEMVNLNVQPKSPEGSLFEPDNSSKTTDLGEPMADAFPDKNRELNLPRDAFVGAGGVSNPAPPKPDVAISFPLVDLALPLAMNSHMPPPPTICVPAPPEGATENHVVEQRLLKELAEMGFKQVDLNKEILRMNKYDLEKSLDDLCGVAEWTAILEELQEMGFCDEETNKRLLEKNNGSVKRVVMDLIGRKV